GTTTACTCCTACAAGTGCCATGACTAGAACAAATATATAAGGTAATATCTTAATAAATGTATAGTCATGTACCATTGCTTCTGGAACTACATCTGGTCTTCCAAAGATGAAAAGCAATACTATTGTTGCAATAGCTGCTGGCGCTGCGATAAATAAGTTAATTCTGAACTTATCTCTCATTGCAACTCCTTGAGTTTTAGTTGCAGCGATAGTTGTGTCAGATATAACTGATAAGTTATCTCCAAACATTGCTCCACCCATTACTGATGCAAGAATAAGTGCCATAGAAATTCCACTTTTCTCTCCTAGCCCAACTGCTATCGGTCCAAGTGCAACAATTGCACCAACTGATGTACCAGTGGCTGTAGAAATAAATGCCCCTATGATAAATAATCCAACTGCAATATAATGAGGTGGAATATAAGTTATTCCAAAGTTTACTGTTGAGTCAACTCCACCCATTGCTTTTGAAACTGATGCGAATGCTCCAGCAAGTAGATATATTATACACATAGTAATTATATCTTCATGCCCACATCCTTTGAGGAATGTATTAAACTTTTCTTCAATTTTCCCTTTGAAGCATAGGAATGCAACAACTACACCAGCTCCTGCTGCAACTGGTCCAGGTAATTGATAGAAAGCCAGTTCTACGCCTTGGAAGTGTAACACAATCCCAGTTCCTAAATAAATAACGATAAAAACAATAAACGGAATCAAACCTTTAAAACTTCCTTTGATTTGCTTTTCTATCATATATTTTCCCCCATCTTAATATATTTTATATTTTATCTAAACCATATTCCAAATCAGCAATAATATCTTCGATATTTTCTAACCCAACTGATAATCTTACTAATCCGTCAGTAATTCCAGCTGCTTCTCTTTCTTCTTTACTGTATGGTGAGTGAGTCATTGATGCAGGGTGTTGAATTAGAGTTTCTGTATCTCCTAAAGAAACTGCCAGTGAGCAAAGTTTTACATTATTTAGTAATGTCTTACCAGCTTCAAATCCACCTTTAAGTTCAAATGAAATCATTGCTCCAAAGTCTTTCATTTGTTTTTTAGCAACTTCATGTCCTGGATGAGTAGCTATTCCTGGGTAGTATACTCTTTCAACTTTTGGATGATTATTTAAGAATTCAGCAACTTTTCTAGCATTTGCACAGTGACGTTGCATTCTGATTTCCATAGTTTTTAATCCTCTGATGATATAGAAAGCTTCCTGAGGTCCTAATACAGCTCCTGTCATGTCTTTTACACCAACAAGTCTGATTTGGTCAGCAAGTTCTTTTCTACTTACAGCGAATCCAGCAACTACGTCTCCGTGTCCATTTATATATTTAGTAGCTGAGTGAACAACTATGTCTACACCTAAAGTTAAAGGTCTTTGTAAATATGGAGTCGCAAATGTATTGTCAACTATTACTAATGTATTAGGATTAGTATGTGCAACATCCACTATTTTCTTTAAGTCAACTATTTTTAAGTTAGGGTTTGCAGGTGTTTCTAAGTATACTATACGAGTATTTGGTTTCATTGCTTTTTTAACTGCTTCAGCATCTGATGTATCTAGGAAAGTAACTTCTACACCGAATCTAGTTAATCCGTGATTCATTAAAGCAAATGTACATCCATATAGAGTTGTATCAGTTATAACATGATCTCCAGCTTTTAAGAATGTCCATAGAGTTGATGAGATTGCTCCAATTCCTGATGATGTTGCAACTGCTGCTTCTCCTTCTTCTAATGCTGCAACTCTAGCTTCTGCTATTGCAGTTGTAGGGTTTCCTAAACGAGAATAAATAAATCCATCTTCTTGAAGAGCAAAACGTCTTCCACCTTGTTCTGCAGAATCAAATACGAATGTAGATGTTTGATAAATAGGTACTGCTAATGCACCATAACCATTTTTTGTTGCTCCAGCATGTATTGCTTTTGTTCCAAATCCAAAATTTTTTTCTTTCATTTTAAACCCCCTCGTATTTTTTTACAGAATTCAACATAAATTCCTATAGTATAATAATAGTATAATTTGAACTATAAATCAATACTTTTTACTAAAAACTGTCATAGTACAGTTAAAAAAAGCTTTTTTAAAAAAACAGAAGAGAAAAATCTCTTCTGTTTTAAAGATAATTTTTATCAATTATACATAACTTATTTTTACTGCAACAGCAAGTGAAATCAGTGCAATAATAGTTAATATAACAATGAGTGGCATCAAGAACTTATACCATTTTTTTAATGGAACTCTTGACCAAGATAACAACATCAAAAGTGTTCCGTATGTAAACCATGTCATATTAGTTATACCGTCACCAAACTGGTAAGCTAATATTGCAGTCTGTCTTGTTAAACCAACTAAATCTGCTAAAGGAATAACTAAAGGCATCAAAGCCATTGCTTTTCCTGATCCTGAAGGAACAAGACCATTAAGAAGAGATACTATGATAAATATACCAATTGCTGAAGCTACTGGTGGCCAACCTTGAATTGCATTTGATAATGTGTGAATTATTGGGTCAACTGCTCCACCTGCATCAAGTATCCATTGTACCCCTCTTGCAATACCAACTATTAAAGCACCATTTATTGAGTTTTTCATACCTTGTATCATATGATTAACTATTGTATCTACACCCATCTTATTGATTATTCCTAACAGAATTCCATAAGCCAGAAATGCAGCTGTCATATCATTTATATTCCATCCAAGTTTCATCATACCAAATACAATGAATATAAATGTAATAGCTAAAGTTATAAGTGATAATTTTTGAGCAAAAGTCATTTCCTGTTTATTTAACTCTTCAAAATCCATCTTAAGATCAGATACATCTACGTCTTTAGTTAGTGATAGTTCTGGATTTTTCTTAACTTTATTTGCATACCTTACTGTATATATCATAGCAACAGCAACAAATATCACAAATACAACAGTTCTGAATCCCATACCAGAAAATAATTTTAATTCAGCAATTTCATGGCTTACTCCAACTGTATACATATTTGTTGGCCCAATAGCAAATGATACAAATAGTCCTAAGATTACAACTGCAGCTGCAGTCATTGCATCATAACCAAGAGAGATAATAATTGGAATTACTATTGGTACAAAAGGAATAGCTGCTTCTATCCACCCTAAAAATCCACCAAGTATTGAGAAGAAAATCATAAAAATCCAAATCAGTGCATTACTGTCTTTCTTTTTACCTGTAGCTTTAACCAGCATTGAAATACCCATTCCTAAAGCCCCACTCTGTGTAAGTACTTCAACTACTCCTCCAACTATAAGTATTAAGAATACAATACTTCCTGAACCAATAAGTCCATATGGAACTGCTCTAAAAAAGTCTAGAAAATCAACTGGTGAACGAGAAACAGCATGATATGATGTTGGATCAATAACTGTTCTGCCATTTACAACAACTCTTTCATAAGCCCCAGGACTTACAACAAAACTTAGTAATCCAGCAATTATTATTACCGCAAATAACAATGCATATGGATTTATATTTCTGCTTTTCTTTTCTTTATTCTTATTA
The DNA window shown above is from Fusobacterium sp. DD2 and carries:
- a CDS encoding Na+/H+ antiporter NhaC family protein, whose translation is MIEKQIKGSFKGLIPFIVFIVIYLGTGIVLHFQGVELAFYQLPGPVAAGAGVVVAFLCFKGKIEEKFNTFLKGCGHEDIITMCIIYLLAGAFASVSKAMGGVDSTVNFGITYIPPHYIAVGLFIIGAFISTATGTSVGAIVALGPIAVGLGEKSGISMALILASVMGGAMFGDNLSVISDTTIAATKTQGVAMRDKFRINLFIAAPAAIATIVLLFIFGRPDVVPEAMVHDYTFIKILPYIFVLVMALVGVNVFVVLASGVVLSGVIGLAYGNFTLLEFGKEIYNGFTGMNEIFLLSMITGGMASMVTKEGGVQWVIDKIQNMVIGKKSAKFGIGMLVTVTDIAVANNTVAIIVNGQIAKQLAVKYDVDLRESAAILDIFSCIAQGAIPYGAQMLILLGFTQNGVSPAQLIPLLWYQMLLGVVTIVYIMIPKISDAVLAFVNKTPVSEKLEENADFE
- the megL gene encoding methionine gamma-lyase, whose protein sequence is MKEKNFGFGTKAIHAGATKNGYGALAVPIYQTSTFVFDSAEQGGRRFALQEDGFIYSRLGNPTTAIAEARVAALEEGEAAVATSSGIGAISSTLWTFLKAGDHVITDTTLYGCTFALMNHGLTRFGVEVTFLDTSDAEAVKKAMKPNTRIVYLETPANPNLKIVDLKKIVDVAHTNPNTLVIVDNTFATPYLQRPLTLGVDIVVHSATKYINGHGDVVAGFAVSRKELADQIRLVGVKDMTGAVLGPQEAFYIIRGLKTMEIRMQRHCANARKVAEFLNNHPKVERVYYPGIATHPGHEVAKKQMKDFGAMISFELKGGFEAGKTLLNNVKLCSLAVSLGDTETLIQHPASMTHSPYSKEEREAAGITDGLVRLSVGLENIEDIIADLEYGLDKI
- a CDS encoding YfcC family protein → MFNKNKEKKSRNINPYALLFAVIIIAGLLSFVVSPGAYERVVVNGRTVIDPTSYHAVSRSPVDFLDFFRAVPYGLIGSGSIVFLILIVGGVVEVLTQSGALGMGISMLVKATGKKKDSNALIWIFMIFFSILGGFLGWIEAAIPFVPIVIPIIISLGYDAMTAAAVVILGLFVSFAIGPTNMYTVGVSHEIAELKLFSGMGFRTVVFVIFVAVAMIYTVRYANKVKKNPELSLTKDVDVSDLKMDFEELNKQEMTFAQKLSLITLAITFIFIVFGMMKLGWNINDMTAAFLAYGILLGIINKMGVDTIVNHMIQGMKNSINGALIVGIARGVQWILDAGGAVDPIIHTLSNAIQGWPPVASAIGIFIIVSLLNGLVPSGSGKAMALMPLVIPLADLVGLTRQTAILAYQFGDGITNMTWFTYGTLLMLLSWSRVPLKKWYKFLMPLIVILTIIALISLAVAVKISYV